From Nicotiana tabacum cultivar K326 chromosome 15, ASM71507v2, whole genome shotgun sequence, the proteins below share one genomic window:
- the LOC107805118 gene encoding protein LURP-one-related 11-like, with amino-acid sequence MAKIHPETLKNSNSPSFSSPNYVTSTRETFTIWMKSLVFHGNGCTVFNSKGDIVFRVDNYQETSSNEVFLMDLYGQVLFSIKKEKLRLFGRWNGYSSGGFKGKPWFQVRRNCKYFSRSGDVICNVNLGCEISIGSCYKIQQTDRKSSFKVLHSAGQVLAEVKQKESSLGFGYGDDVLTLEVEPHVDYSFVMALVTVCGLIKRRL; translated from the exons ATGGCCAAAATTCATCCAGAAACACTCAAGAACTCTAATTCTCCTTCTTTTTCCTCTCCAAATTATGTGACGTCCACAAGAGAAACATTTACTATATGGATGAAATCCCTAGTGTTCCATGGGAATGGTTGTACTGTCTTTAATTCCAAAGGTGATATTGTTTTCAGAGTTGACAACTACCAAGAAACAAGTAGCAATGAAGTATTTCTCATGGATCTTTATGGACAAGTTCTCTTCTCCATTAAAAaagag AAGCTAAGATTATTTGGTCGTTGGAATGGATATTCAAGTGGTGGATTTAAAGGGAAACCATGGTTTCAAGTGAGAAGAAATTGCAAGTACTTTTCAAGATCAGGAGATGTCATATGTAATGTGAATTTGGGGTGTGAGATATCTATAGGAAGCTGCTATAAGATTCAACAAACTGACAGAAAATCGTCATTTAAAGTTTTACATAGTGCTGGTCAAGTTCTTGCTGAG GTAAAACAAAAAGAGTCATCACTAGGATTTGGCTATGGAGATGATGTGCTAACTCTAGAAGTGGAACCCCATGTTGATTACTCTTTTGTTATGGCTCTTGTAACAGTATGTGGTTTGATTAAACGCAGATTATAG